GGCGTGGCCAAGGCCGGCCAGAATGACTGCGCAGCCGGCGCCGGCACCAGCTGCGCCGGAACGTCCAAGACCGATTACCAGGGCAATGCCTGGAAGCTCGTCGACAAAGGCACCTGCGTCACCATCAAGACCCCGAAGGGCCACGGCACGCTAGAGGCGAAGGCGTGAGCACCTTCGTGCCCGCCATGCGCAAGGCACCCGCGACGACAGGCTTGCTGTCGCGGGTGGTACCGGAAAGCGCGCTGC
Above is a genomic segment from Luteibacter aegosomatissinici containing:
- a CDS encoding DUF2282 domain-containing protein, translated to MNRKYSNLAATLALGLAAIAGGAHADEAKKPMEKCYGVAKAGQNDCAAGAGTSCAGTSKTDYQGNAWKLVDKGTCVTIKTPKGHGTLEAKA